A section of the Spirosoma pollinicola genome encodes:
- a CDS encoding acyl carrier protein: MKKRVIGILKAFGVQESAITDQTHFSRDLGLDSLDTVDLIMQLEKEFGIRIPDEDYEKLTTMQGLLTYLEAEQAAA; the protein is encoded by the coding sequence ATGAAGAAGCGAGTGATTGGAATTCTCAAAGCATTTGGCGTACAGGAGTCGGCAATAACGGACCAAACTCATTTTTCACGTGATCTGGGTCTGGACAGCCTCGACACTGTTGACCTAATTATGCAACTCGAAAAGGAATTCGGCATTCGCATTCCCGATGAAGATTATGAGAAGCTAACCACCATGCAAGGTCTGTTAACGTATCTTGAAGCTGAACAGGCCGCTGCCTAA
- a CDS encoding DHA2 family efflux MFS transporter permease subunit — protein MATQTLAPPEQLGLPTGFKKWIIVITAISAAIIELIDTSIVNVGLTDIAGNLGVTVEDVSWVVTAYAIANVIVIPMTGFLQRYFGRKDYYVGSIILFTIASYGCGFADNLWTLVAFRFLQGIGGGALLSTSQGLMFDSFAPSQRPLASALFGMGIVLGPTLGPTLGGYIIDNYHWSWMFYINIPIGIAAVLLSIAYIDKKQDELHIDRKSIHIDQTGILLLAVGIGSLQYVLERGEADDWFDSKVIAWLAVAAVIAIPAFIWWELRGTKEPVVDLRALKNRNLAVGSILMVVIGYGLFTSVLLYPLFAQRIVGLTATQTGKLLIPSGLATLPMFALVGRLMAKGASPRLMVVIGYVAFSTFCFIMSTYNMDASNGDFVYALVIRGIGLAFVNVPLINQSVSTLSPRELPTGIAIVNMMRQVGGAFGVAITNTYVTQRMAVHRGDLTSNLQPGDMLTMERLNAMTQGLAARGVNAFDAVTGAYKNMDLIISRQALMLSYLDTFKLAGLFFVVSFPLLFLLKRKKMDAATAKAISDSAH, from the coding sequence ATGGCAACTCAAACATTGGCTCCGCCTGAGCAACTGGGATTACCCACGGGGTTCAAAAAGTGGATAATCGTCATCACAGCTATCTCGGCGGCCATTATTGAATTAATTGACACCTCCATTGTGAATGTCGGCCTGACAGACATTGCCGGTAACCTCGGCGTTACGGTGGAAGATGTGTCGTGGGTAGTAACGGCCTATGCTATTGCCAACGTCATTGTGATTCCAATGACCGGCTTTTTGCAGCGGTATTTTGGCAGAAAAGACTATTACGTAGGGTCCATCATTCTGTTTACGATAGCTTCTTACGGTTGCGGTTTCGCCGATAATTTATGGACGCTGGTCGCATTCCGATTCCTACAGGGTATTGGCGGTGGCGCGTTGCTGTCAACGTCGCAGGGACTGATGTTCGATTCGTTTGCCCCTTCGCAACGGCCGCTGGCTTCGGCACTTTTTGGAATGGGTATTGTGCTTGGTCCCACCCTTGGCCCTACTCTGGGCGGCTATATTATCGACAATTACCACTGGAGCTGGATGTTTTATATCAACATTCCCATTGGTATTGCAGCCGTTCTGCTGAGCATCGCCTACATCGACAAGAAACAGGACGAACTACATATCGATCGAAAGTCCATTCACATCGACCAGACGGGTATTCTGCTGCTGGCGGTTGGTATTGGCAGCCTGCAATATGTGCTGGAGCGGGGTGAAGCCGACGACTGGTTCGATAGTAAAGTAATTGCCTGGCTGGCAGTAGCGGCAGTCATAGCGATTCCGGCCTTTATCTGGTGGGAACTTCGGGGAACAAAAGAGCCTGTTGTTGACCTACGAGCCCTGAAGAACCGAAACCTGGCCGTTGGCTCTATTCTGATGGTCGTCATTGGCTACGGTCTGTTTACATCGGTTTTGCTATACCCACTCTTTGCCCAGCGCATTGTTGGATTAACGGCCACCCAAACCGGCAAACTGTTGATTCCCAGTGGATTGGCAACCCTACCTATGTTTGCCCTGGTTGGGCGGTTAATGGCAAAAGGTGCATCGCCGAGGTTGATGGTGGTGATTGGGTATGTCGCCTTCTCGACCTTCTGTTTCATCATGTCGACCTACAATATGGATGCATCGAATGGCGACTTTGTGTATGCACTCGTTATCAGGGGAATCGGATTGGCATTTGTGAACGTACCGCTTATTAACCAGTCGGTTTCGACACTGTCTCCCCGCGAATTACCTACTGGCATTGCCATTGTCAACATGATGCGGCAGGTGGGTGGTGCATTCGGCGTAGCCATTACCAACACCTACGTTACGCAGCGCATGGCTGTTCACCGGGGCGACCTTACATCGAATCTGCAACCGGGCGATATGCTCACGATGGAGCGACTCAATGCCATGACACAGGGATTGGCCGCCAGGGGTGTCAACGCCTTTGATGCGGTTACGGGAGCGTACAAAAATATGGATCTGATTATTTCCAGACAGGCGCTCATGCTCTCCTACCTGGATACATTCAAACTGGCGGGCCTGTTTTTCGTAGTCTCGTTCCCTTTGTTGTTTTTACTTAAACGCAAAAAAATGGACGCGGCAACGGCTAAAGCCATTTCCGACTCAGCTCACTAA
- a CDS encoding TolC family protein, with amino-acid sequence MQSKFLTIALLLAVCVAQAQTQPVPLPDDLRALVQQANTNYPSLKQQQQLIQANELRTDIARTAMRPNVNGNASYQYVTPVAQATLPVDGVNRTLQFQPNHNVNANLGVGQTIYDWGRTNASVKQAADNVQVLRRGLEITQQSLAYQVAAAYYGIGFLQRSLSVQDSVIQTAGANVKLLVTRLQNGDALQYDVLTQQVRVKTAQNRKIEIQNQLERQLAVLTYLTGNLNPDISRAMSQFSLEATGGSATTQPYIIAEGQTALAGNKDVQLAQDRVRQAETDIIVNDLSGRPNLSFLGSAGFRNGYLPAINTPRFNIAAGVSLIVPIYAGKRYQLQNQAARLNLNASRYAVENANAQVRQSIAQLNADIRSNQTRLANLETQVQQAQQALQIANARLRNGVITNVELQSAEVGVEEAKLGQLNFQYQLMLNQLELKRLLGETLLGN; translated from the coding sequence ATGCAGTCAAAATTCCTTACAATAGCCCTGTTGCTGGCAGTTTGTGTCGCTCAGGCGCAGACTCAACCCGTACCACTCCCCGACGATCTGCGGGCGTTGGTTCAGCAAGCCAACACGAATTATCCAAGCCTGAAACAACAACAACAACTGATTCAGGCCAATGAATTACGTACTGATATTGCCCGCACGGCGATGCGGCCAAACGTGAACGGTAACGCGTCATATCAGTATGTAACACCCGTAGCCCAGGCAACCCTCCCCGTCGACGGTGTAAATAGAACGCTTCAGTTCCAGCCAAATCACAACGTCAACGCTAATTTGGGCGTTGGGCAAACGATCTACGACTGGGGCAGGACCAATGCATCTGTAAAACAAGCAGCCGACAATGTTCAGGTTTTGCGCCGTGGGTTAGAGATCACCCAGCAATCGCTGGCCTATCAGGTGGCGGCAGCGTACTATGGCATTGGTTTTTTACAACGTAGTCTGTCTGTTCAGGATTCGGTTATTCAAACGGCCGGAGCCAACGTCAAACTACTCGTTACGCGCCTGCAAAACGGCGATGCGCTTCAGTATGATGTGCTTACACAGCAAGTTCGGGTAAAAACAGCGCAGAATCGGAAGATCGAGATTCAGAATCAGCTGGAGCGGCAACTGGCGGTACTAACCTATTTGACGGGTAATTTGAATCCCGATATTAGCCGTGCCATGAGCCAGTTCAGTCTGGAGGCAACCGGTGGCAGTGCAACCACACAGCCTTACATTATTGCCGAAGGACAGACAGCTTTAGCAGGCAATAAAGATGTTCAGTTGGCGCAGGATCGCGTTCGGCAGGCCGAAACGGATATTATCGTAAACGATTTATCCGGTCGTCCAAACCTTAGTTTCTTGGGTTCGGCAGGCTTTCGGAACGGGTATTTACCCGCGATCAACACGCCCCGTTTCAATATTGCAGCAGGGGTATCGCTCATCGTTCCTATTTATGCCGGAAAACGGTATCAGTTGCAAAACCAAGCCGCACGACTCAATCTGAACGCAAGTCGCTATGCCGTTGAGAATGCCAATGCGCAGGTTCGGCAGAGCATCGCGCAACTCAACGCCGACATTCGCAGCAACCAAACCCGATTAGCCAACCTCGAAACACAGGTACAACAGGCACAGCAAGCGCTTCAGATTGCCAACGCCCGTTTGCGGAACGGCGTTATTACAAATGTTGAATTGCAAAGCGCCGAAGTTGGTGTAGAAGAAGCTAAACTTGGTCAGTTAAATTTCCAATATCAACTGATGCTTAACCAATTGGAGCTAAAAAGACTGTTGGGGGAGACTTTGCTTGGAAATTAA
- a CDS encoding MarR family winged helix-turn-helix transcriptional regulator: MFVETDKESFDFNQYRTVRERSIGRLFWRLKRFTTTFIEPRLHAQGYTDFKMSYLMFLSNIEEGGTTNNELAKRACVTKQMMSKIVGLLENEGYIYTQKNPVDSRSSIIFLNERGKALFVTLKQCMQEARDKFDAIVGYDRMEQVIDTMVDLVNTLENEEQKGNV; encoded by the coding sequence ATGTTCGTGGAAACAGATAAAGAATCCTTTGATTTTAACCAGTATCGGACAGTCCGAGAACGGTCAATTGGCCGTTTATTCTGGCGACTGAAGCGATTTACGACTACATTTATTGAGCCGCGTCTACATGCACAAGGCTATACTGATTTTAAGATGAGCTACCTGATGTTCCTGTCGAACATTGAGGAGGGCGGCACAACGAATAATGAATTAGCTAAACGAGCCTGCGTGACCAAACAGATGATGAGTAAAATCGTCGGGCTGCTGGAAAACGAAGGCTATATATACACGCAGAAAAATCCGGTAGATTCCCGTTCCAGCATCATTTTTCTGAACGAACGGGGTAAGGCATTGTTTGTAACCCTCAAACAATGCATGCAGGAAGCCCGGGATAAATTTGACGCCATTGTTGGTTATGACCGTATGGAACAGGTGATAGACACGATGGTCGATTTAGTCAATACGTTAGAAAACGAAGAACAAAAGGGAAATGTATGA
- a CDS encoding pseudouridine synthase → MSQDSEKNDRDAGQSRDGDPQRRDGRSFGRRDDARTSGPTGSRTNSNRGDDRPRFSRDNDRPKFNRPSDGDRPRFSRDNDRNSGPSEGASRDSGAPNRPFRPAGPRSDGPAGKPRFDRGQSDRPKFNRPADGDRPRFSKDRPKFDRPADGERPRFSRDNDRPKSSRPADNDRPRFNREDRTYRPAGAGPRTNTPRTESDGPRTDGPTGAPRFNREDRPQRPDQRSRDTDSPRFPNDKGRSTDRFGTDRPKRDDRREGDRPRIGRSDFPRDKDRRSDSGTGGSRFSRDNKRDGGAGRFDKPAFKRVGGFSREADERNRFGSEDQPSGRRNDRPEDEERFTSKQRKDSGDRRTGNFTKAPNYNLEQTRANDTFKRDRGDDQRHGKPSESESDKPKRQPSGDRNDGPGTTRLNRYIANSGVCSRREADELIARGDISVNGKVINEMGYKVKEGDTVKYGTKSLTPERFVYVLLNKPKDYITTTEDPEERKTVMELVADAGNFRMYPVGRLDRNTTGLLLVTNDGELADKLTHPSNNIRKIYQVELDKPFTEEHLEVVKKGLELEDGPIKPDAVSIVTPDGYVVGIEIHSGRNRIVRRIFESLGYEVSKLDRTTYAGLTKKELPRGKWRFLDPKEVVKLKYLNS, encoded by the coding sequence ATGAGTCAAGATTCAGAAAAGAACGACCGGGATGCCGGACAAAGCCGTGATGGTGATCCGCAACGGCGGGATGGTCGTTCATTCGGCCGTCGCGATGACGCCCGCACCAGTGGACCAACGGGTTCACGTACCAATAGCAATCGGGGTGATGACCGTCCCCGTTTTAGTCGGGATAACGACCGCCCCAAATTCAACCGGCCCAGCGATGGAGACCGTCCCCGTTTCAGCCGGGATAACGACCGCAACAGCGGACCAAGTGAGGGTGCTTCCCGAGATTCAGGCGCACCGAACCGGCCTTTCAGACCCGCCGGACCACGTAGCGACGGGCCAGCCGGAAAGCCGCGTTTCGACCGCGGACAGAGTGACCGCCCCAAATTTAATCGGCCTGCCGATGGAGATCGTCCTCGTTTCAGTAAAGACCGTCCAAAATTCGACCGGCCTGCTGATGGTGAACGCCCTCGGTTCAGCCGCGATAACGACCGCCCCAAATCCAGCCGCCCTGCTGATAATGACCGCCCCCGGTTCAACCGGGAAGATCGCACGTATCGACCAGCCGGAGCCGGACCAAGAACTAATACACCACGCACCGAATCTGATGGACCACGTACAGATGGACCAACGGGCGCACCGCGCTTCAACCGCGAGGACCGTCCACAACGTCCGGACCAACGCAGCCGGGATACCGATTCTCCACGTTTCCCGAACGATAAAGGACGCAGCACCGACCGTTTTGGTACAGATCGCCCAAAACGGGATGACCGTCGTGAAGGCGATCGTCCACGTATAGGCCGGAGTGATTTTCCGCGTGATAAAGATCGTCGGAGTGACTCGGGTACTGGCGGTTCGCGTTTTTCGCGCGATAACAAACGTGATGGTGGAGCGGGTCGATTCGACAAGCCAGCCTTCAAACGGGTGGGTGGTTTCAGCCGCGAGGCCGACGAACGCAACCGGTTTGGTAGCGAAGACCAGCCTAGCGGCCGTCGTAACGACCGCCCCGAAGACGAGGAACGCTTTACGAGCAAGCAACGGAAAGATTCCGGCGACCGTCGCACGGGAAACTTTACCAAAGCACCAAATTATAATCTGGAGCAAACCCGCGCCAATGATACCTTTAAACGGGATCGGGGTGATGATCAACGTCATGGTAAGCCCAGCGAAAGCGAATCGGACAAACCAAAACGCCAGCCATCCGGCGACCGTAACGATGGACCGGGAACGACGCGTCTGAACCGGTACATTGCCAATTCGGGCGTTTGTTCACGTCGGGAAGCCGATGAGTTAATTGCCCGTGGCGACATTTCGGTAAACGGAAAAGTCATAAACGAAATGGGGTATAAAGTGAAAGAAGGCGATACGGTTAAGTATGGCACCAAGTCGCTGACTCCTGAGCGGTTCGTATATGTATTGCTCAACAAGCCGAAAGACTATATCACCACAACTGAAGACCCCGAAGAGCGCAAAACCGTTATGGAGTTGGTAGCCGATGCGGGTAATTTTCGTATGTATCCTGTAGGTCGTTTAGACCGCAACACAACCGGGTTGTTACTGGTAACAAACGATGGTGAACTGGCCGATAAGCTAACCCATCCATCGAACAATATCCGGAAAATCTATCAGGTTGAACTGGATAAGCCCTTTACGGAAGAACACCTTGAGGTCGTTAAAAAAGGTCTTGAACTCGAAGACGGCCCCATTAAACCCGACGCGGTGAGCATTGTTACGCCCGACGGGTATGTCGTTGGTATCGAAATTCACTCGGGTCGCAACCGCATCGTGCGTCGCATATTCGAGAGCCTCGGCTACGAAGTAAGCAAGCTTGACCGCACGACTTATGCCGGTTTAACTAAGAAAGAGTTACCCCGTGGCAAATGGCGCTTCCTCGACCCCAAAGAGGTTGTGAAGTTGAAATATTTGAACTCTTAG
- a CDS encoding 2-phosphosulfolactate phosphatase codes for MKQIDVCLTPDLLHLHDIENTIVVVADVFRATSCMVTAFAYGVNSIIPVATIDECQLYQERGYLAAAERNAKKVDGFELDNSPFTYMDDRIRGANVAMTTTNGTLAITKSRSAVKVLVGSFLNLDAIARFLKTERYDVMVLCAGWKGRVNMEDTLFAGALVDRLKDSYAMAEDSAIMAWRLYCQGKDNLPSYLSSSSHIQRLQRLGIQKDITYCLQHDLYDVVPVLRGNALVSMQV; via the coding sequence ATGAAACAAATTGATGTTTGCTTAACGCCCGATTTATTACACCTGCACGACATTGAAAATACAATTGTCGTTGTGGCCGATGTGTTCCGGGCTACCTCGTGCATGGTGACCGCCTTTGCCTATGGCGTAAACAGTATTATTCCCGTAGCCACGATTGACGAGTGCCAACTCTATCAGGAGCGCGGGTATCTGGCCGCAGCCGAGCGGAATGCCAAAAAGGTTGATGGATTTGAGCTGGATAACTCGCCTTTCACGTACATGGACGACCGGATTCGGGGTGCTAACGTGGCCATGACCACCACCAACGGAACCCTTGCTATTACCAAATCACGCTCAGCCGTAAAGGTGCTGGTTGGCTCGTTTCTGAATCTGGATGCTATTGCCCGCTTTCTTAAAACTGAGCGCTATGACGTAATGGTGCTTTGTGCGGGTTGGAAAGGCCGTGTCAATATGGAAGATACACTCTTTGCCGGGGCACTGGTCGACCGGTTGAAGGATAGTTACGCCATGGCCGAAGACAGCGCTATCATGGCATGGCGGCTGTATTGTCAGGGGAAAGACAATCTGCCAAGCTATCTGTCCAGTTCGTCGCACATCCAACGCCTTCAGCGGTTGGGAATCCAGAAAGACATCACCTACTGTTTGCAGCATGATCTTTACGACGTCGTCCCGGTGTTGCGGGGCAATGCGCTGGTAAGTATGCAGGTTTAA
- a CDS encoding TonB family protein, whose amino-acid sequence MKFWSILFLLSWGSSSVAQPAFYQGFEADTAAEPRGGMPYLSAFLQANLRKPIAAEAKGVGGRVVVSGIIETDGRISEVKLMNSFRPDCDREALRVFKLFNAWKPASKAGKLVRQQVSIPIAFKPNPPFVYENGARISYFDTNEKQVADSSKARYKQTSPIDSLGIPAGDMVVYKAKGNSWKEERRMPLIKKPNAVRGASGETGYLIGYANSIIYLDGLLVSVDDKGALQREVYFKDGKRVGTELRYHTNGTVAEKIEEFDEKYVSTSWYQNGQVRQIRAIDKPKPGMPGAPTHVLSVWDSTGHQTVKEGMGRAYYFGRVKSHADTTQYTTYTEEGNYENGFKQGVWQGRYVDGSYSYEEEYDKGMSKSGKALAPDGSVQYYTIVEKQPEFKGGMQALGQFLSQNLRYPAEAQQAKVQGRVFISFIIDKDGGVDEVRVLKGIGFGADEEAARVVKATNGLWKPGTQRGERVRVKYNLPINFNLN is encoded by the coding sequence ATGAAATTCTGGTCTATTTTATTTCTCCTTAGTTGGGGTTCCTCATCAGTTGCTCAACCTGCGTTTTATCAGGGTTTCGAAGCGGATACGGCCGCCGAACCTCGTGGTGGCATGCCCTATCTCTCGGCATTTTTACAGGCAAATCTTCGAAAGCCAATCGCTGCTGAAGCAAAGGGTGTTGGCGGTCGAGTGGTTGTAAGCGGTATCATCGAAACAGACGGGCGTATCAGCGAGGTAAAGCTGATGAATTCGTTTCGACCCGACTGCGATCGCGAAGCCTTGCGGGTTTTCAAACTCTTCAATGCTTGGAAGCCAGCTAGTAAAGCGGGGAAACTCGTGCGACAGCAGGTCAGTATTCCCATTGCGTTTAAACCAAACCCACCGTTTGTCTATGAAAATGGTGCCCGGATCAGCTACTTTGATACCAACGAAAAGCAGGTTGCCGATAGTAGTAAGGCTCGGTATAAACAAACTTCACCGATAGACTCATTAGGCATACCCGCTGGCGATATGGTGGTTTATAAAGCCAAAGGAAATTCCTGGAAGGAGGAACGACGAATGCCACTCATTAAGAAACCAAATGCCGTTCGGGGCGCATCGGGAGAAACAGGGTATTTAATTGGCTATGCAAACAGCATCATTTACCTGGATGGGTTGCTGGTTAGTGTTGATGATAAGGGTGCTCTCCAACGGGAGGTGTATTTTAAAGATGGGAAGCGTGTTGGTACCGAATTACGTTATCATACTAACGGTACCGTCGCCGAAAAAATCGAAGAATTCGACGAAAAATATGTGAGTACCTCCTGGTATCAAAACGGGCAGGTCAGGCAAATTCGGGCTATAGACAAACCAAAACCGGGAATGCCCGGTGCACCCACCCACGTTTTATCAGTTTGGGATAGTACGGGCCATCAAACAGTTAAAGAGGGTATGGGCCGGGCTTATTATTTTGGTCGGGTTAAGTCGCATGCAGACACAACCCAGTACACAACATATACGGAGGAGGGGAATTATGAAAATGGCTTCAAGCAGGGCGTATGGCAAGGTCGATACGTAGATGGGTCATATTCTTACGAAGAAGAATATGATAAAGGGATGTCTAAAAGCGGTAAAGCGTTAGCGCCGGATGGATCTGTCCAATATTATACGATCGTAGAGAAGCAACCCGAATTTAAAGGAGGCATGCAGGCGCTGGGTCAATTCTTAAGTCAGAATCTGCGCTACCCTGCCGAAGCACAACAGGCTAAAGTACAGGGTAGGGTATTTATCAGTTTTATTATTGATAAAGATGGCGGTGTTGATGAGGTGCGTGTCCTGAAAGGCATTGGCTTTGGTGCCGATGAAGAAGCGGCCCGTGTAGTCAAAGCCACCAATGGCTTATGGAAACCAGGTACGCAACGGGGCGAGAGGGTCCGGGTAAAATATAACTTGCCAATCAATTTTAATTTGAATTGA
- a CDS encoding plasmid stabilization protein — translation MPQGDKSAYTDKQKRQAEHIEESYEDRGVPEEEAEARAWATVNKISGGGKKSGSGRGHAENKEPTRTGGRKGGAASASRTAEERSASAKKAAATRKKNAAS, via the coding sequence ATGCCACAGGGAGATAAGTCGGCTTACACTGATAAGCAGAAACGACAGGCGGAACACATTGAAGAAAGCTACGAAGATCGCGGTGTACCCGAAGAAGAAGCCGAAGCCCGTGCCTGGGCAACGGTCAATAAAATATCGGGTGGCGGCAAAAAGAGCGGTTCAGGACGCGGCCATGCCGAAAACAAAGAGCCGACTAGAACTGGTGGTCGAAAAGGCGGTGCCGCTTCAGCTTCGCGCACGGCAGAAGAACGCTCGGCCTCAGCTAAAAAAGCAGCGGCCACCCGGAAGAAGAACGCAGCCAGTTAG
- a CDS encoding HlyD family secretion protein has protein sequence MATLTEPMATTEEKSGIKTYLPRIIIALVVLVGGYFGYKAYVHSQQYETTDNAQIDGNSAPVLARVAGYVTAVNVDDYANVKRGQPLITIDPQEYDVALAQAEADYQQTVADLENARADVQNAQANARNVAQNARVAQSNAQVQAARRDKSRQDLQRDQNLYKEQSLTKKQLEDSQSNTEVQARQYDANVEQITLAKTSQGVAQAGIAKAQANIQKIQAVLKVKQAAIDNAKLRVGYARLAAPIAGKIGRKNVVVGQYVQPGQNLFTIVADSTFWVVANFKETQLEKMKLGQEVDIKLDAYPDLDIKGRVASLSDATGAKFALLPADNASGNFVKITQRVPVKIEILNPEKYKNQLRAGLSVDAEVRVAN, from the coding sequence ATGGCAACCTTAACAGAACCAATGGCAACCACAGAAGAGAAAAGCGGAATTAAAACGTATCTACCTCGTATTATTATTGCCCTCGTCGTACTAGTTGGCGGTTATTTTGGCTACAAAGCGTATGTACACAGCCAACAATACGAAACAACCGATAATGCGCAGATTGATGGCAACTCGGCTCCTGTACTGGCACGCGTAGCTGGTTATGTGACAGCCGTAAATGTCGATGACTATGCAAACGTGAAGCGGGGCCAACCTCTGATCACAATTGATCCACAGGAATACGACGTAGCTCTGGCCCAGGCCGAAGCCGATTATCAGCAAACAGTAGCCGATCTTGAAAACGCCCGCGCCGATGTACAAAATGCGCAGGCCAACGCCCGCAATGTAGCCCAGAACGCCCGTGTAGCCCAATCGAACGCACAGGTACAAGCCGCCCGTCGCGACAAATCACGGCAGGATTTACAACGCGACCAGAACCTGTATAAAGAACAGTCGCTCACGAAAAAGCAACTGGAAGATTCCCAAAGCAATACTGAAGTACAGGCTCGTCAATACGACGCCAACGTGGAACAGATTACACTGGCCAAAACGTCGCAGGGTGTAGCGCAGGCAGGTATTGCCAAAGCACAGGCAAATATTCAGAAAATCCAGGCAGTCCTGAAAGTGAAACAGGCGGCAATCGACAATGCCAAATTACGCGTTGGGTATGCCCGTCTTGCCGCGCCAATTGCCGGTAAAATTGGCCGCAAAAACGTAGTTGTCGGCCAGTATGTACAGCCTGGTCAGAACCTGTTCACGATTGTTGCCGATTCAACCTTTTGGGTAGTGGCCAACTTCAAAGAGACACAATTGGAGAAAATGAAGCTTGGTCAGGAAGTTGACATCAAACTCGACGCCTACCCAGACCTCGACATCAAAGGTCGCGTGGCCTCCTTGTCCGACGCTACCGGCGCCAAGTTTGCGCTATTGCCAGCCGACAATGCCTCAGGTAACTTCGTTAAAATCACCCAGCGTGTACCCGTGAAAATTGAGATCCTGAATCCCGAAAAATACAAAAATCAACTGCGGGCGGGCCTTAGCGTAGATGCCGAAGTGCGTGTAGCAAACTAA
- the gcvT gene encoding glycine cleavage system aminomethyltransferase GcvT, whose product MSLQQVPLHHIHQQSGAKIVPFAGFEMPVRYSSDLDEHNTVRNGVGMFDVSHMGEFILKGEGALGLIQRVSANDASVLYDGKVQYSYLPNGRGGIVDDLLVYRINELEYMLVVNASNIEKDWNWISQYVSDYDTEGAPLSMVNVSGDMCLFAVQGPLAAKALQSLTQTDLDSMEYYTFEKTDFAGYANVIVSATGYTGAGGFEIYVSNHQAEGVWNAIMKAGEPFGIKPIGLGARDTLRLEMGYNLYGNDITDETSPIEAGLGWVTKFTHDFIDADLLKAQKTQGVFRKLVGFELVERGVPRGHYELTDAEGTKIGEVTSGTQSPTLGKGVGLGYVQTAYSKPGSEIFVKVRDRLLKAQVVKPPFVKK is encoded by the coding sequence ATGTCGCTTCAGCAAGTTCCCCTTCATCATATTCATCAGCAGTCAGGTGCGAAGATCGTACCGTTTGCGGGTTTCGAGATGCCCGTTCGCTACTCGTCCGATCTCGACGAGCATAATACCGTTCGCAATGGCGTGGGCATGTTCGATGTCTCGCACATGGGTGAGTTCATCCTCAAAGGCGAGGGTGCTTTAGGTCTTATTCAACGCGTATCGGCCAACGATGCCAGCGTTTTGTATGATGGTAAAGTGCAGTATAGCTACCTGCCAAATGGCCGGGGCGGTATTGTGGATGACTTGCTGGTGTACCGGATCAATGAACTGGAGTATATGCTCGTTGTGAACGCATCGAATATCGAAAAAGACTGGAACTGGATTAGCCAGTATGTATCGGACTACGATACCGAAGGCGCACCGCTCAGCATGGTGAACGTATCCGGCGATATGTGCCTGTTTGCTGTGCAGGGACCGTTAGCCGCTAAAGCCTTGCAGTCGCTTACGCAGACCGATCTGGATTCGATGGAGTATTACACGTTCGAGAAAACGGACTTTGCCGGGTATGCCAACGTAATTGTGTCGGCAACGGGCTATACGGGTGCGGGTGGTTTCGAGATTTACGTATCGAACCACCAGGCCGAGGGCGTCTGGAATGCGATTATGAAAGCTGGTGAACCCTTTGGTATCAAGCCCATTGGCCTCGGCGCCCGTGATACACTCCGGTTAGAAATGGGCTATAACCTCTACGGTAACGACATCACCGATGAAACATCGCCCATTGAAGCCGGTTTAGGCTGGGTAACGAAATTCACGCATGACTTCATCGACGCCGATCTACTGAAAGCCCAAAAAACTCAGGGTGTTTTCCGTAAACTGGTTGGCTTTGAGTTAGTTGAACGCGGTGTCCCGCGCGGGCATTATGAACTTACCGATGCCGAGGGGACTAAAATTGGCGAAGTAACATCGGGCACTCAGTCGCCTACACTTGGCAAAGGCGTTGGCCTGGGCTACGTGCAAACCGCATATAGCAAGCCCGGTTCCGAAATTTTTGTCAAAGTCCGCGATCGCCTATTGAAAGCACAGGTCGTTAAACCCCCTTTCGTAAAAAAATAA